DNA from Streptomyces luteogriseus:
CCATCGCCGCGGCGGTGGTCACCGGCGTCTTCGGCGGCGGAGCCGTCGCCCAGGTCGCGGTCTTCGCCGTCATCTCGACCGCGGGCATCGCCGTCGTACGGCCCATCGCGAACCGCCATCGCGCCCAGCGCCCCCAATTCGCCTCCGGCGTGGACGCGTTGAAGGGCAGACAAGCCGTCGTCCTGGAACGCGTCGACGCCTCCGGGGGCCGGATCAAGCTGGCCGGCGAGGTCTGGTCGGCCCGCGCCCTCGACACCGGCCACGCCTACGAAGTAGGCCAGGAAGTGGATGTCGTGGACATCGAGGGAGCCACCGCGATCATCATGTGACCTCGCGAGACGTAACTGGAGTGAACTCCTCGCCAGCCGCACGACGGTCTGTCAGACTCGACCAGCAAGATCTTCGACAACCATAAGATCTGCCGAAGGCGCCGAAGCGGAGAAGGGACACGGGGAACGACGATGGAACCGGTCATCATCGTCCTGATCATTCTGGTGGTGTTGGTCTTCATCGCCCTGATCAAGACGATCCAAGTCATCCCACAGGCCAGCGCGGCCATCGTCGAGCGCTTCGGGCGCTACACGCGGACACTCAACGCGGGCCTCAACATCGTCGTCCCGTTCATCGACACCATCCGCAACCGCATCGACCTGCGCGAACAGGTCGTGCCCTTCCCACCGCAGCCGGTGATCACCCAGGACAACCTGGTCGTCAACATCGACACCGTCATCTACTACCAGGTCACCGACGCCCGGGCCGCGACGTACGAAGTCGCCAGCTACATCCAGGCGATCGAGCAGCTCACCGTCACCACCCTCCGCAACATCATCGGTGGCATGGACCTGGAGCGGACCCTGACCTCCCGCGAGGAGATCAACGCGGCCCTGCGCGGCGTCCTCGACGAGGCCACCGGCAAGTGGGGCATCCGCGTCAACCGCGTTGAGCTCAAGGCGATCGAGCCGCCCACCTCCATCCAGGACTCGATGGAGAAGCAGATGCGCGCCGACCGCGACAAGCGCGCCGCGATCCTCCAGGCCGAAGGTGTCCGGCAGTCCGAGATCCTGCGCGCCGAAGGTGAGAAGCAGTCCCAGATCCTGCGCGCCGAAGGTGAGGCCAAGGCGGCCGCGCTGCGCGCCGAGGGCGAGGCCCAGGCCGTCCGTACGGTCTTCGAGGCCATCCACGCCGGCGACCCGGACCAGAAGCTGCTCTCCTACCAGTACCTCCAGATGCTCCCCAAGATCGCCGAAGGCGACGCCAACAAGCTCTGGATCGTCCCCAGCGAGATCGGCGACGCCCTCAAGGGCCTCTCCGGCGCCATGGGCAACTTCGGCGGTCTCGGCGGCGGTTCCGGCGGCAACGGCGGCGCGACCGGAGGCGGAGTTCCCGCCCAGGAACGCCGCGAGAAGCCGTCCATCGACTGACAGCACCCACAACGCACGTTCCCCGCACCCACTCAAGGGGCGCGGGGAACTGCGCGACAAGCCACGAACCGACCGTAAGCCGAGGAACCACCTGAGCTCCTCCGGCGACTGGTCACGCCGCGTCCAGCACCAGCCAATCCGGCAGCGCCGCAAGGTCCTCCTGCGCCAGCGTCAGCAACATCGCATCCGCCGGAGTCGGCTCGAACGGCCGCCGCAGCAGCGGCATCCCCGCCTCCTCCGGAGTCCGGTTCGCCTTACGGTGATTGTCCTGCGCGCACGAGGCCACCGTGTTCAGCCACGTGTCCTGTCCACCCTGCGACCGCGGCACCACGTGGTCCACGGTCGTCGCCCGCCTCCCGCAATACGCGCACCGGTGCCGGTCCCTGACCAGCACACCCCGCCTCGACCACGGCGCTTGTCTTCGGAACGGCACCCGTACGTACTGGCAGAGCCTGATCACACGGGGCGCCGGTATGTCGACCGCGGCTCCCCGCATCCGCAGCTCGGGGTGGGCCTGCTCGACGACGGCCTTGTCCTGAAGCACCAGAACGACGGCTCGGTTCAACGTCACCGTCGACAGCGGCTCGAAGCTCGCGTTCAGTACCAGCGTGTCCCGCATACCAGCCCACCTCCCGTGTGCACCGGCCCACCCCCTGGCGGGCTGGGATCAACTCTGGCCGGGCACGCCGAGATGGACAACGCAATATCTGCTGCTTCCACAGGGGGGCGACCCCCGCGACCCCCGGCAACAAAAATGCCCGCTCCTGATCAATTCCAAGACCAGGAGCGGGCAAACGTTCCATGAACGCCGGGATTGCGGGCGACTCGCTCAGCCCTCGGCGGGCACCTCGTACTCGCCGATCAGCTGGGCCCGCCCGATCGTGTGGAACCGCAGGTTGAAGCCGACCACGGCGGGCGACGCGTCCGCGTCCGGACCGAGCTTCTCCTGATCCACGGCGTACACCGTGAACACGTACCGGTGCGGACCGTCCCCGGGAGGCGGCGCGGCCCCGCAGAACTCCTTGCCGCCGTAGTCGTTACGAGCGTGGATCGCGCCCTCCGGCAGGCCCTCGAACTTGCCGCCGCCGGCACCCACCGGCAGCTCGGTCACCGACGCCGGGATGTCGAACAGCACCCAGTGCCAGAAGCCGCTGCCCGTCGGAGCATCGGGGTCGTAGCAGGTCACGGCGAAGCTCTTGGTCTCGGGCGGGAAGCCCTCCCACCGCAGCTGCGGCGAGGTGTTGCCGGCCGCGTAGACCTGAGCGTCCTTGAGCGTCGCACCTTCCGCGACGTCCTCGCTCGTCACCGTGAACGACGCGACGGGCGGATGGAAGTCGTGGGGGAGCGGCCGCCGCTTGAGCTCGGTCACCTCGGTACCTCCTGATCGTTTCTTGCAGTCGCCCCCGAGCCTAGAACCAGTTGCGCTTGCTGCCGACCTCGGACAGCCACTGGTTGAGGTAAGCGGTCCAATCGGTCCCCTGGTAGTCGTTGAGACCCACCTGGAAGGAGCGGAAGGTGTCGCTGCCCTCGCTGAACAGCCCCGGCTTCTTGTCCATCTCCAGGACGACGTCCATGGCGGTCTGGTCGGCCACGAAGCTCAGCTCGACCTGGTTCAGCCCGCGGTACTGCTGCGGCGGGTAGAACTCGATCTCCTGGTAGAACGGCAGCCGCTGCCGCGTCCCGCGGATCACACCGCGCTCCATGTCCGCGTTCTTGAACCGGAAGCCCAGCTGGACGAAGGCGTCGAGGATCGCCTTCTGCGCGGGCAGCGGGTGCACGTTGACCGGGTCCAGGTCACCGGAGTCCACCGCACGGGCGATCTCCAGCTCGGTCGACACCCCGATGTTCATGCCGCGCAGGGCCTGACCGTCGATCATCGTGATCGGCGTCTCCCACGGGATCTCCAGACCGAACTGCACGGCGTGCACGGCGTTCGCCTGCAGCTCGAACGCCCCGCCCAGCCGCGACTTCGTGAACTCGATGTCCTGCTTGTACTCCTGGTCGCCGCTCTCGACCTCGACCTTGGCCTGCAGCCCGACCGAGAGCCCCTCGATCTGCTGGTTGACGGACCCGCCCTGGATTCGCACCTCACCCTGGACGACACCGCCCGGGACGACGTTGACCTCGTGCAGCACCGTCTCGACCGAAGCCCCGCCGGCCCCCAGGCTCGCGAGCAGCTTCTTGAACGCCATGTCTCTCCCTCTCGCCCACTACGGGTGGATCCTTGATCCATACAAACGCGATCCGGCCGTGGCCGGTTCCATGCCCCAGCCTGGCAAGGCGGGTGCCCGTCGGCCACCCCCCGGCACCACTCGTCTCCAGTACCCTCGGAGGGCATGATCGCGACCCCCGACCGTACGCCCCTGTCCAGGGAGTTCTTCGACCGGCCCGTCCTCGATGTCGCCCCCGACCTGCTCGGCCGCATCCTGGTCCGCAGCACCCCGGACGGTCCGATCGCCCTCCGCCTCACCGAGGTCGAGGCCTACGACGGCGCCGACGACCCCGGGTCCCACGCCTATCGCGGCCGCACGGCCCGCAATGACGTGATGTTCGGTCCGCCCGGTCATGTGTACGTCTACTTCACCTATGGCATGTGGTTCTGCATGAACCTGGTCTGCGGCCCCGAGGGAAAGGCGAGCGCGGTCCTGCTCCGAGCCGGCGAGATCGTCGAGGGCGCCGAACTGGCCCGGACCCGTCGACTCTCGGCCCGTAACGACAAGGAACTGGCCAAAGGCCCGGCCCGGCTCGCCACGGCCCTGAACGTGGACCGCTCCCTGGACGGCACCGACGCGTGCACCTCTCAGGACACCCCGCTCCGCATGCTGACGGGCACTCCCGTGCCCTCCGACCAGGTACACAACGGTCCCCGCACCGGTGTGGGCGGTGAAGGCGCCGGGCACCCCTGGCGCTTCTGGGTCGCCAACGACCCGACGGTGAGCCCCTATCGAGCCCATGTCCCGAGGCGCCGCCGAAGTTGACGTGCCCTGCCGAGGTGCGTAATGTGGCCCGAGCCGCTGATCCGGGTAGGGCACTCGCCCTGCAGCCGGAAGCGGCCAAACCACTACCCAGCGACTCCCCTCAGCAGGGGCGAATTCGGCGTGCCCGCATGCCTGAATTCGACGCCGACAGACTCGATTATGAGTTGGCCGGGGAATCCGCTAACGTAGTGAATGTCGAAAGGCCGACGAGCGAAAGCCCGGGCCGAACGGCAAATCCCGCCGACAGGGAATCGGATCGGAAAGGATCTGATAGAGTCGGAAACGCAAGACCGAAGGGAAGCCCGGAGGAAAGCCCGAGAGGGTGAGTACAAAGGAAGCGACCGTTCCTTGAGAACTCAACAGCGTGCCAAAAGTCAACGCCAGATATGTTGATACCCCGTCCATCGGATACCCGATGGTCGAGGTTCCTTTGAAGAAAACACAGCGAGGACGCTGTGAACGGTCGGGCCTATTCCGCCTGACTGTTCCGCTCTCGTGCGTGTCATCCCGATTACGGGAAAACATTCACGGAGAGTTTGATCCTGGCTCAGGACGAACGCTGGCGGCGTGCTTAACACATGCAAGTCGAACGATGAACCACTTCGGTGGGGATTAGTGGCGAACGGGTGAGTAACACGTGGGCAATCTGCCCTGCACTCTGGGACAAGCCCTGGAAACGGGGTCTAATACCGGATACTGACCATTGCAGGCATCTGTGATGGTCGAAAGCTCCGGCGGTGCAGGATGAGCCCGCGGCCTATCAGCTTGTTGGTGAGGTAGTGGCTCACCAAGGCGACGACGGGTAGCCGGCCTGAGAGGGCGACCGGCCACACTGGGACTGAGACACGGCCCAGACTCCTACGGGAGGCAGCAGTGGGGAATATTGCACAATGGGCGAAAGCCTGATGCAGCGACGCCGCGTGAGGGATGACGGCCTTCGGGTTGTAAACCTCTTTCAGCAGGGAAGAAGCGAAAGTGACGGTACCTGCAGAAGAAGCGCCGGCTAACTACGTGCCAGCAGCCGCGGTAATACGTAGGGCGCGAGCGTTGTCCGGAATTATTGGGCGTAAAGAGCTCGTAGGCGGCTTGTCACGTCGGTTGTGAAAGCCCGGGGCTTAACCCCGGGTCTGCAGTCGATACGGGCAGGCTAGAGTTCGGTAGGGGAGATCGGAATTCCTGGTGTAGCGGTGAAATGCGCAGATATCAGGAGGAACACCGGTGGCGAAGGCGGATCTCTGGGCCGATACTGACGCTGAGGAGCGAAAGCGTGGGGAGCGAACAGGATTAGATACCCTGGTAGTCCACGCCGTAAACGGTGGGCACTAGGTGTGGGCAACATTCCACGTTGTCCGTGCCGCAGCTAACGCATTAAGTGCCCCGCCTGGGGAGTACGGCCGCAAGGCTAAAACTCAAAGGAATTGACGGGGGCCCGCACAAGCGGCGGAGCATGTGGCTTAATTCGACGCAACGCGAAGAACCTTACCAAGGCTTGACATACACCGGAAACGTCTGGAGACAGGCGCCCCCTTGTGGTCGGTGTACAGGTGGTGCATGGCTGTCGTCAGCTCGTGTCGTGAGATGTTGGGTTAAGTCCCGCAACGAGCGCAACCCTTGTCCCGTGTTGCCAGCAGGCCCTTGTGGTGCTGGGGACTCACGGGAGACCGCCGGGGTCAACTCGGAGGAAGGTGGGGACGACGTCAAGTCATCATGCCCCTTATGTCTTGGGCTGCACACGTGCTACAATGGCCGGTACAATGAGCTGCGATACCGCGAGGTGGAGCGAATCTCAAAAAGCCGGTCTCAGTTCGGATTGGGGTCTGCAACTCGACCCCATGAAGTCGGAGTCGCTAGTAATCGCAGATCAGCATTGCTGCGGTGAATACGTTCCCGGGCCTTGTACACACCGCCCGTCACGTCACGAAAGTCGGTAACACCCGAAGCCGGTGGCCCAACCCCTTGTGGGAGGGAGCTGTCGAAGGTGGGACTGGCGATTGGGACGAAGTCGTAACAAGGTAGCCGTACCGGAAGGTGCGGCTGGATCACCTCCTTTCTAAGGAGCACTTCTTAACCGGGCTTGCCTGGTTCAGAGGCCAGTACATCGGCGAATGTCTGATGCTGGTTGCTCATGGGTGGAACGTTGACTATTCGGCCAGGACCTCGGGTCGGAGGCTGCTAGTACTGCTCGCAAGAGCGTGGAACGCATGATCTCCGGGCGGGTTTTGGCCGGGCACGCTGTTGGGTGTCTGAGGGAACGAAATTTCCTCAGTCGCCGGCCCCAGTGAACTCGCCTGTAGAGGGCGGGGTGATGGGTGGCTGGTCGTTGTTTGAGAACTGCACAGTGGACGCGAGCATCTGTGGCCAAGTTTTTAAGGGCGCACGGTGGATGCCTTGGCACCAGGAACCGATGAAGGACGTGGGAGGCCACGATAGTCCCCGGGGAGTCGTCAACCAGGCTTTGATCCGGGGGTTTCCGAATGGGGAAACCCGGCAGTCGTCATGGGCTGTCACCCATGCCTGAACACATAGGGCATGTGGAGGGAACGCGGGGAAGTGAAACATCTCAGTACCCGCAGGAAGAGAAAACAACCGTGATTCCGGGAGTAGTGGCGAGCGAAACCGGATGAGGCTAAACCGTATACGTGTGAGACCCGGCAGGGGTTGCGTATGCGGGGTTGTGGGATCTCTCTTCTGTTGTCTGCCGGCAACAGGACGAGTCAGAAACCGTTGATGTAGGCGAAGGACATGCGAAAGGTCCGGCGTAGAGGGTAAGACCCCCGTAGTCGAAACATCAGCGGCTCGTTTGAGAGACACCCAAGTAGCACGGGGCCCGAGAAATCCCGTGTGAATCTGGCGGGACCACCCGCTAAGCCTAAATATTCCCTGGTGACCGATAGCGGATAGTACCGTGAGGGAATGGTGAAAAGTACCCCGGGAGGGGAGTGAAATAGTACCTGAAACCGTGTGCCTACAAGCCGTGGGAGCGTCGGAATGAAGCTTGCTTCATTCTCGTGACTGCGTGCCTTTTGAAGAATGAGCCTGCGAGTTTGCGGTGTGTTGCGAGGTTAACCCGTGTGGGGAAGCCGTAGCGAAAGCGAGTCCGAATAGGGCGTTTCAGTAGCACGCTCAAGACCCGAAGCGGAGTGATCTAGCCATGGGCAGGTTGAAGCGGAGGTAAGACTTCGTGGAGGACCGAACCCACCAGGGTTGAAAACCTGGGGGATGACCTGTGGTTAGGGGTGAAAGGCCAATCAAACTCCGTGATAGCTGGTTCTCCCCGAAATGCATTTAGGTGCAGCGTCGTGTGTTTCTTGCCGGAGGTAGAGCACTGGATAGGCGATGGGCCCTACCGGGTTACTGACCTTAGCCAAACTCCGAATGCCGGTAAGTGAGAGCGCGGCAGTGAGACTGTGGGGGATAAGCTCCATGGTCGAGAGGGAAACAGCCCAGAGCATCGACTAAGGCCCCTAAGCGTACGCTAAGTGGGAAAGGATGTGGAGTCGCAGAGACAACCAGGAGGTTGGCTTAGAAGCAGCCACCCTTGAAAGAGTGCGTAATAGCTCACTGGTCTAGTGATTCCGCGCCGACAATGTAGCGGGGCTCAAGCGTACCGCCGAAGTCGTGTCATTGCGATATATACCCCCAACGGGGATCGTGATGGGTAGGGGAGCGTCGTGTGCCGAGTGAAGCAGCCGCGGAAGCGAGTTGTGGACGGTTCACGAGTGAGAATGCAGGCATGAGTAGCGATTCACACGTGAGAAACGTGTGCGCCGATTGACTAAGGGTTCCTGGGTCAAGCTGATCTGCCCAGGGTAAGTCGGGACCTAAGGCGAGGCCGACAGGCGTAGTCGATGGATAACCGGTTGATATTCCGGTACCCGCTGTGAAGCGTCAAACATCGAGCATCGTGATGCTAAGGCCGTGAAGCCGCCCTGATCTCTTCGGAGTTGAGGGGAGTGGTGGAGCCGCCGAACCAAGCGGTTAGTAGGTGAGTGATGGGGTGACGCAGGAAGGTAGTCCATCCCGGGCGGTGGTTGTCCCGGGGTAAGGGTGTAGGACGTCAGGTAGGCAAATCCGCCTGACATGTGTCTGAGACCTGATGCCGAGCCGATTGTGGTGAAGTGGATGATCCTATGCTGTCGAGAAAAGCCTCTAGCGAGTTTCATGGCGGCCCGTACCCTAAACCGACTCAGGTGGTCAGGTAGAGAATACCGAGGCGTTCGGGTGAACTATGGTTAAGGAACTCGGCAAAATGCCCCCGTAACTTCGGGAGAAGGGGGGCCACGTCTGGTGATCCGTTTTACACGGTGAGCTGGGGGTGGCCGCAGAGACCAGCGAGAAGCGACTGTTTACTAAAAACACAGGTCCGTGCGAAGCCGTAAGGCGATGTATACGGACTGACGCCTGCCCGGTGCTGGAACGTTAAGGGGACCGGTTAGCTCCATTTCGGTGGGGCGAAGCTGAGAACTTAAGCGCCAGTAAACGGCGGTGGTAACTATAACCATCCTAAGGTAGCGAAATTCCTTGTCGGGTAAGTTCCGACCTGCACGAATGGCGTAACGACTTCTCGACTGTCTCAACCATAGGCCCGGTGAAATTGCACTACGAGTAAAGATGCTCGTTTCGCGCAGCAGGACGGAAAGACCCCGGGACCTTTACTACAGTTTGATATTGGTGTTCGGTTCGGCTTGTGTAGGATAGCTGGGAGACTGTGAACTCTGGACGCCAGTTCAGGGGGAGTCGTCGTTGAAATACCAGTCTGGTCGTGCTGGATGTCTAACCTGGGTCCGTGATCCGGATCAGGGACAGTGTCTGATGGGTAGTTTAACTGGGGCGGTTGCCTCCTAAAGAGTAACGGAGGCGCCCAAAGGTTCCCTCAGCCTGGTTGGCAATCAGGTGTTGAGTGTAAGTGCACAAGGGAGCTTGACTGTGAGACCGACGGGTCGAGCAGGGACGAAAGTCGGGACTAGTGATCCGGCGGTGGCTTGTGGAAGCGCCGTCGCTCAACGGATAAAAGGTACCCCGGGGATAACAGGCTGATCTTCCCCAAGAGTCCATATCGACGGGATGGTTTGGCACCTCGATGTCGGCTCGTCGCATCCTGGGGCTGGAGTCGGTCCCAAGGGTTGGGCTGTTCGCCCATTAAAGCGGTACGCGAGCTGGGTTTAGAACGTCGTGAGACAGTTCGGTCCCTATCCGCTGTGCGCGTAGGAATATTGAGAAGGGCTGTCCCTAGTACGAGAGGACCGGGACGGACGAACCTCTGGTGTGCCAGTTGTTCTGCCAAGGGCATGGCTGGTTGGCTACGTTCGGGAGGGATAACCGCTGAAAGCATCTAAGCGGGAAGCCTGCTTCGAGATGAGTATTCCCACCTCCTTGAGAGGGTAAGGCTCCCAGTAGACGACTGGGTTGATAGGCCGGATATGGAAGCACGGTAACGTGTGGAGTTGACCGGTACTAATAGGCCGAGGGCTTGTCCTCAGTTGCTCGCGTCCACTGTGTTAGTTCTGAGACAACGAACAGTTGTCGGCTTTGAGCAGAACAAACAATTGAAGAGTGTGCTTGTTCGCTCGAAACCATTAGGGTTTCGGTGGTTATAGCGTAGGGGAAACGCCCGGTTACATTCCGAACCCGGAAGCTAAGCCTTACAGCGCCGATGGTACTGCAGGGGGGACCCTGTGGGAGAGTAGGACGCCGCCGAACAATATTTGGAAGGACCCTTGGTCCCAGCGTTCAGCTGGGACCAAGGGTCCTTTTTGTTTTTGCAGTGCGCGCCGGGCACCCGGCTGCGCGAGAATGACTTGCGGTACCGAAGACAGGAGTCACCATGTCCACCAACTCTCCCGAGGACCGACCGGAGCGCGACCAGCGGCGACGGGAGGGGGACCGGGGCGACCGCAACGACCGCGGCGGTCAGCGCGGGGGCCGCGGGGACCGTGGGGGATTCCGTCGCGATGACCGCGGCGGCAACGACCGTGGAAGCTACGGCCGTCGTGAAGGCGACCGAGG
Protein-coding regions in this window:
- a CDS encoding YbhB/YbcL family Raf kinase inhibitor-like protein, with protein sequence MTELKRRPLPHDFHPPVASFTVTSEDVAEGATLKDAQVYAAGNTSPQLRWEGFPPETKSFAVTCYDPDAPTGSGFWHWVLFDIPASVTELPVGAGGGKFEGLPEGAIHARNDYGGKEFCGAAPPPGDGPHRYVFTVYAVDQEKLGPDADASPAVVGFNLRFHTIGRAQLIGEYEVPAEG
- a CDS encoding HNH endonuclease, with the protein product MRDTLVLNASFEPLSTVTLNRAVVLVLQDKAVVEQAHPELRMRGAAVDIPAPRVIRLCQYVRVPFRRQAPWSRRGVLVRDRHRCAYCGRRATTVDHVVPRSQGGQDTWLNTVASCAQDNHRKANRTPEEAGMPLLRRPFEPTPADAMLLTLAQEDLAALPDWLVLDAA
- a CDS encoding SPFH domain-containing protein gives rise to the protein MEPVIIVLIILVVLVFIALIKTIQVIPQASAAIVERFGRYTRTLNAGLNIVVPFIDTIRNRIDLREQVVPFPPQPVITQDNLVVNIDTVIYYQVTDARAATYEVASYIQAIEQLTVTTLRNIIGGMDLERTLTSREEINAALRGVLDEATGKWGIRVNRVELKAIEPPTSIQDSMEKQMRADRDKRAAILQAEGVRQSEILRAEGEKQSQILRAEGEAKAAALRAEGEAQAVRTVFEAIHAGDPDQKLLSYQYLQMLPKIAEGDANKLWIVPSEIGDALKGLSGAMGNFGGLGGGSGGNGGATGGGVPAQERREKPSID
- a CDS encoding sporulation protein, translating into MAFKKLLASLGAGGASVETVLHEVNVVPGGVVQGEVRIQGGSVNQQIEGLSVGLQAKVEVESGDQEYKQDIEFTKSRLGGAFELQANAVHAVQFGLEIPWETPITMIDGQALRGMNIGVSTELEIARAVDSGDLDPVNVHPLPAQKAILDAFVQLGFRFKNADMERGVIRGTRQRLPFYQEIEFYPPQQYRGLNQVELSFVADQTAMDVVLEMDKKPGLFSEGSDTFRSFQVGLNDYQGTDWTAYLNQWLSEVGSKRNWF
- a CDS encoding DNA-3-methyladenine glycosylase; amino-acid sequence: MIATPDRTPLSREFFDRPVLDVAPDLLGRILVRSTPDGPIALRLTEVEAYDGADDPGSHAYRGRTARNDVMFGPPGHVYVYFTYGMWFCMNLVCGPEGKASAVLLRAGEIVEGAELARTRRLSARNDKELAKGPARLATALNVDRSLDGTDACTSQDTPLRMLTGTPVPSDQVHNGPRTGVGGEGAGHPWRFWVANDPTVSPYRAHVPRRRRS
- a CDS encoding NfeD family protein, whose amino-acid sequence is MEIDAWLWWLIGAAALGIALVVTAMPELGMLAVGAIAAAVVTGVFGGGAVAQVAVFAVISTAGIAVVRPIANRHRAQRPQFASGVDALKGRQAVVLERVDASGGRIKLAGEVWSARALDTGHAYEVGQEVDVVDIEGATAIIM